In Zingiber officinale cultivar Zhangliang chromosome 11B, Zo_v1.1, whole genome shotgun sequence, a single window of DNA contains:
- the LOC122035158 gene encoding caffeic acid 3-O-methyltransferase-like codes for MGSNAAAAASAFQLTPEEDDEACVRARQLTTGVVLPMVLKTAIELGLLQMLVDAGPASALGPDEIAARLPTQNPSAPDMIDRILRLLAANDIVRCAAAEGGRRKYSPAPICKYLTDNAGGGGSLGNLILMHQDKVVINIWHGLKEAILNGGHPVLAAYGMTLFEYQAGDPRFNKVFNDAMKSASSFVFKHLLPKYNGFDGVGVLVDVGGNIGGNIHMITCFHPHIKGINFDLPHIIAGAPPLPGVEHRGGDMFESVPAGDAIFLKVILHDWSDELCVKLLKNCWKSLPEKGKVIVVEVVVPAVPDSSAKSKAILQLDLCMMACNVGGKERTEEEFRALAVAAGFRGFNLSPVFADSCVMEFIK; via the exons ATGGGTTCCAACGCCGCCGCGGCCGCCTCTGCGTTTCAACTTACGCCGGAGGAGGACGATGAAGCGTGCGTTCGCGCCCGCCAACTCACCACCGGCGTTGTCCTCCCCATGGTCCTCAAGACCGCCATCGAGCTCGGCCTCCTCCAGATGCTCGTCGACGCCGGCCCCGCCTCGGCACTGGGTCCCGACGAGATCGCTGCCCGCCTGCCCACGCAAAACCCCTCGGCCCCCGACATGATTGACAGAATTCTCCGCTTGCTCGCCGCCAACGACATCGTCCGCTGCGCCGCCGCCGAAGGCGGCCGCCGGAAGTACTCCCCGGCTCCCATCTGCAAGTACCTCACTGACAATGCCGGCGGCGGCGGATCCCTGGGCAATCTAATCTTGATGCATCAAGATAAAGTCGTGATAAACATTTG GCACGGCTTGAAGGAGGCGATCCTGAACGGCGGCCACCCTGTGCTGGCGGCGTACGGCATGACGTTGTTCGAGTACCAAGCCGGCGATCCGCGGTTCAACAAGGTGTTCAACGACGCGATGAAATCCGCCTCCTCCTTCGTCTTTAAGCATCTCCTACCCAAATACAACGGCTTCGACGGCGTCGGAGTTCTCGTCGACGTCGGCGGAAACATCGGCGGCAACATCCACATGATCACCTGCTTCCACCCCCACATCAAGGGCATCAACTTCGACCTCCCTCACATCATTGCCGGCGCTCCGCCGTTGCCAG GAGTCGAGCACCGTGGCGGAGACATGTTCGAATCAGTTCCCGCCGGCGACGCCATTTTCCTCAAG GTGATTCTCCATGACTGGAGCGACGAGCTGTGCGTGAAACTGCTGAAGAACTGCTGGAAATCGTTGCCGGAGAAAGGCAAGGTGATCGTGGTGGAGGTCGTCGTTCCGGCGGTGCCGGACTCGAGCGCAAAGTCGAAAGCCATTCTCCAGTTGGACCTGTGCATGATGGCGTGCAACGTGGGCGGGAAAGAGAGAACTGAGGAGGAGTTCAGGGCTCTGGCGGTGGCCGCCGGCTTCCGCGGCTTCAATCTTTCTCCGGTGTTTGCCGACTCTTGTGTCATGGAATTCATCAAATAG